TCTTAGGATAGCATGGACGGGTATTATGGAGAGGTAAAGACGAGAGAATTTTTGGCAAACGGCGTAGAATAGGACTTGTCCATGCAGACCCTCTCCGTGACCCTCAACACATTCATATCTGGTCTCTTCTCCGCCTCTNNNNNNNNNNNNNNNNNNNNNNNNNNNNNNNNNNNNNNNNNNNNNNNNNNNNNNNNNNNNNNNNNNNNNNNNNNNNNNNNNNNNNNNNNNNNNNNNNNNNACACATAATAATAAGCTCACAAGATAATATAGTGTTTACATATGCTCAACAACACCTTTACACTCTCTCAGAATACTTTTAGCATCTCGTTCCTTTCAACGGAAAGTAAAGGCCAACTGAACGCATGAGACAAATTGTACTGCCGTACACTCAAACAAACGATAGCCAAGTTCACTTTCCGTAacgtacaggcacacacagtTCGCTCATGTGCATCTGATACACAAAGTCGATCTCAGCAAGAACCACAGAACATCTGATTACAAAGTGATCAGAACAACTTAAATAAACTAGAAACGCACAATGGTTTATAGTTTGTGTTCTCACATATTTAGAAAATCGTTCAtccatattattattttcaagcCATAACCTAAGACTTTAACTGTTCGACGCCACTCCGAAGCCATCCCCACATAGTAATAGATAGGTATATACGCCAGTGGTAATGTAGCGGCTGCAAAAACACTGATCGTCATACTGTGGGACAGTAATGACATCAAGAAATTTTGTGATTCTCGTATTACAATACTGTTTACATCTTATCACGTACACACGAATGTCTTTAATAATCCCGATCGACTAATAACAGAATCCATCATCGATGACACAATGGACTCTGTCCTTATATCGCTTTTCCAAGAGGCTCTCGCTCCCTTTGATCTACGACCATATTTAGTTGTTGTATTATCAAGAAGCTGTGTATCTTAGTTTCGAAATTGTATCACGCGGTTTGAACGAAAGTTTTTCCTACAACTACCCCGCTTCTGCGACTAGCTCTCTTCAAAAACTCGATTTATAGAACCTTCGCGGTACATACAGCTCTATGTTTCATCGCTCGTGACACATGTGTACCGTATGATTGAGCTGCTGAAGTAGAAGCTCGAGGTCTAGCCCCTCTATCGAGAATATTTCTGTACATGATCCATACGCCTGACGAAAACtaaaaattattacataaaatGGTACCTCGCATGGGGGTCCCAGCCAATAAAAAAAACCGgtttaaaactgcattttacgGAGCGCGACTTTGACAAATACCGGAAATTGTTTTATGGGACactaattacagaaaaaaagccGCGAACACTCAGCCCTCCAGGCTGGCAAATACAGGGTGATAATAGTCAAAACCCGCCCAGTACTTACTTTATCCTGAATTGTGATTAGTCGTTTCCATCTTTATAAAAGCTTCACACTTTCGTCCCCACAGCTCGTAGACAGAAAAAACTCGAAGAATCCGATTTAGCACTGATTTTTAGAGAAACCTTTACACTCACTCAGGTTTTAACCTTCTTTCCTCATCAGTATATTAACCGAAAatctgaaagaacaaaaaacacagGATTGGTTTTAGAAGCATGTCATAATGGAAAATACGAATAAACCGATACACCAACTACTTATTAATGCCTAATACGTTAGCCTTTCAAAGATGTCTGAGTTTCACGTCGATTTACAGACAAGGACTCTGGAAGCAATTCTTCTTAAACTcccattcattttctttttcactcttttaaCGAATTAGCTTTACGTACAACTTTGATTAAAACGGCTACGACTACAGGGTTGTCTGAGGCAGCTCTTGACTTTGAATGAGATTCGCTCGCAGGCGACAACTTTTCCCCCTCCTGTCTGGGGCGGAACGCAGTAGACCCAGACTAGAAGACGCCGGCATTGGGAGCCATGGCATCCTCGTATACGACCAAAAATGAGATATGGAATATGTCTCATCGCCTTGCTGACTGGATGACCCTGAACTAAAGAAGTCGCCCTGACCATAACTATTCCTTTCGTAAATACACCTGGCTAAAAGCAAGAAACACAAGATTTCGTCCTCTATATACCAGTAACTTTAGTCCCCTGACACATAAAAGTTATTTCTCAAAGTTCAATATGAACACTGGCAAACAGTGTCATAGGTATTAAAAAAAGCCCTCTCTGTTTCACAATTTGATAGTGAACTTCGAATTAAATTTTATTCCGTCTCAAAGATAAAGTTTATATTTAGAGATTGATGACAAGGACAGAAATGACAGTAATCATCATTTATGTTTAATCCACGATTTTCAATAGCGACCGTCACGCttcaaatatattaataatttacataCTATGCAAAATATACGAAAACATTGTGAAGACTAAGTaggtaataaaacaaaattttcaaaaaatatttttttaattgcatgaTTCTTCATTTGTTGAtgtataacatttttaaaaaaacatcttaccgctattttaatattaaactATTTTCTAGTGCCGAAAAATAGAtctttaaagtaataataattgtttattattcatagttattattgttttgaaaaagtttaataGCATTCATATAAAAcgaatataatttaaaattgttcgTTCAAATTACCTGGACCAAATATCGGGGGACATTCTCTGTTGCAAATGCtgtaaaatgttgacattttttttccaaccatGTGTAacaaatttaaagtaatttttgtaaGTAGGCTCCAAGTACGTGAAACATATTTTCCTTAACAGATAAGTAGAAATACATAAtctttaaactatttttcatGATCTCACAAgttaaaacagaaatcaaaataGTTCAAAAGCAAATCTCACCTCTGGTTCTGGCGAATCCATAACTACTTTAAGAAAGTTGCCGCTTGGAGAATAGGCCTTGTCTACAGATTTGATGGCCGTGTAATCTTTCATCTGTGCCTGAATGTGGTAATAAAGTTCAAGAAAAAATctcagtttattttgaaaaggttTTTTGATCGGTAAAATTTGAAATACTTAGTCTTCTTCGTATCTAGGTGGTACATACGGCATCTACAACCTACATTTGtatctgtcagcagcaagtttagctatgctgttccaggacagtttctggtcctttagttctttttctttactgacCTTCGCCATGTTTCTTTTCGCCGACCACGCTTCCTCTCGCCATCAGCTGTCCAACGAAGGACTTCATTGGGTGGTGCCTTTGGTTTCTTTCTCTACCTATGGCCTGGCTATTTGTACcttcgtttttttttgtaagtatGGTTGTCATAGTTGTGCAGTGACAAATTTGTAGCTTGAAAAGTGAAAACTTTCCCGAACATTTACTAAACTGCGTTTTATTACCAAGCAATTGCAGTGTAAGCACTATTATTTCCAACTATTGGAGAAAACATTTGCACTTTTattgtacattaaaaaattaaatacttaaaacacaaaagactAAAAAGACCTATATatcatataatttataattaaaattattataggtATTATCGATAATGTTTGAATAAACATCATCTCTTACACAAAAACTACCTGAATAGAAATCTTTTCAGCATTCTTGGAAACGCCTGTTGAACTCGGAGCAAGCCGTTTAACTGAAGATTTTGAACAGTGGAAATAGTCTTTGTATCTTGTGTGGTTCTAACAACAAATGTGATGTTTACAGACTCTGACGTGGAAAAAGAAGGTGCCAATCGTATTTGGTCACACTCAGCTGAAACACATTGGGTACCACAAGAAACTGAACATTCTAGACAACTGAACAATCATACCTACTTGCCTCCATCGTCTCTATAATTTGGATAATAAAGTgttgactgaaaaaatataaagaaaattgctGAAGTTACTCCGGAAATAccagaaaagattttaaagcCTTGTACATCTGTCGACCTCTACTCtatttcttcaaacttcttaTAAAGACTTTCTTTTCGAGGTGGTTTTTAATGTATGAGCtgtataacaaaatattcaaactaTTATCCAGAGAGATATCGAGTAAGACTGAGAAGGATGATACATTATCTGTAAAGAAagtgaacacaaacaaacagataataCTAACATAAACTGTGTTAAGGAAGCCCCGGTTTGAAGCTGCTGGTTGTGATGGGTAGGAACTCCACCTTAGCTTATATTTCTCAAATGCAACAGTCGCTGTCGTGCCATGTGATGTCCGGTTGACTCTTCTGTCACTAAGACTATCACCTCCGCCTCTTTACTCTCTAGAGATTGCCAGTTGAACGTTTGACTGGACAATGCCAAGAGCTGGGCGTTGGTAAACGAAAAGGCGAACTCTCCCTTAGAATCAAGCTGCACAGAAAAAATGCAGTCTACTTAGAGTGAGTTTCAACTAAACTACTTTCTAGATATTCAGGGaactaacaggaaaaaaaaaatgaactacgACGGCATCTGAGTTtatctgtttctgttgttcATTATTTGGTCTTGTGATATGACTGGAGGTGGCCTTTACATTACATAACAAAACACACCCTTTACATTTATATTCAGTCGCAAGAGCCAAGAGAAAAGCTCACCTTGCCGGTGGATGAGATGTTGGGAGCAGAGGTTGTGGTCTGAAGTCGCACTACAACGCTTACGTCAGCCTCTGTCAAAGGTTTGCCAAAAGTGTACCtaaagcaaacatacaaacaaacaaaaatcaacaagtATAGGTTTATTCAACAGCAACCAAATTTGATTTGTGGAAAAGAAATGTGGAACGAAACCTTCATGCTTATTGGTAATTTAGcttgcatatatatgtgtatgtgtcattttgttgttgttgttgttgttgttgttgttgtggtggtgtggtggtggtggtggtggtggtggtggtggtggtggtggtggtggtggtggtggtggtggtggtggtgttttgtttttgacagcGAAAGAATTTAGGATTCTTACTTGGCACTTGCCGTTCCTTTTATCTCATTCGTGATTAGGACCTTTTTTGGTACATGTACACTTGCTTCAAACTTCGGCAAgactgaaaaagagaaaagagcaCGTCCAGCAGAACATTTCaattccctctctctcaaacacacacacacaaatactacaaataaaatcacacacatgcccacacaatacaaacatgttgtttttatatgtgtgtgtaaagaatACTAAGGTGATATCTGCAAGGTGTCTGTTACCTACATCTAAATGAGCAAAACTTAATGATGTAAGACACTTCACAGTATAGCCACATTTGAGTTTATTCTGAGTTTCCACTTACCATATTTATCTATCGTGAAAATCTGTGTTTCATTAAGGTCCTGAAAAGACCAAAATCATggcatttaaaaagaaaatagttgtCCTTAATTTAATTATTGCGCTCACATCAGATTATTTTTCACATGAAGAGACATGCTGGACGTGGATGTTCCCTTAAATGATTTTAATCATAGTTTCAAAAACAGATTCTTTTataggagataaaaaaaaacggTTGGAAAAGAGATTCACAAACacagcgagagaaagagaaagaagagtgtaGTAGAGAGAAAATTCAGTATTTTTCGGAGATGAGGCTGCAATACTGAGTAATATATCTAGTGCAAAAAGTAACTGTCAATAAATGTACCAGTataccagtatatatatatattttttcagtatAACTTTCAACTGTCTTGAAATCACTGttaatcaaataacaagaaccaACAATTTCACACGTTCAACAGCATCTAGACTTATACTGTTTGATCCTTCAAGATAAGAATGTACCAATATTCGGGCTTGAATAGTCCAGTTTCCCAGAATGGGGTAAGTGGACGTTGGCATGCTCAGTTCAACAACACCCGTTCTATCCTCTTTCACTTGTTTCCACTGACGAACAAGGTTGTCTTTTGGAtcctaaacacataaaaaatgttgcttCGAAGCAGCCTTAAATTTAACATAACATGCAGTATTATTTCAAGGCAGACTTTTTTGAGGGAGCGAGGCATGGAGCGTATATTTATCCCATCAGTCTGCTTACCAGTATAATTGCCTCTTTCTTTAAGGTGACACGTTGTGCATTTAGTTAATGTGCCATTTAGATAATGTATCATAGAATCATGTGTCGGTAGTATTTAAAAAGTGGAGAACCAGCCAGTTTaatttaaattgaaaatgttagaaattcAATTGAtgctgtatttttattaattctcactttgatttttttatttttgtcaattaCCAAACCATGTTAAGTAATTTGAGTTAAAATGGCTCTGGCCTGCTGATAGACATCTTCGACTATAACTGAGTAAAAAGTTTGTGTCTACCTCCTCAGATGGTGAAAGAGAGGAACTGCTCTCAAATACACGCTGACTTGTCTAAtcataaatgcacacacacatctctccaTATCAAATAGTACCTTAATGAATACATCCATGGGGGCCTTCAGTACTGACAGGTCGGGGTTCATAGCCAGTATTCTCATCATGactgaaatttaaaagaagaatttaaGTCTCAGATGGACGGACTTTGATATTCTTAgcgcatgtgtttgtgagtgtctTTAGGTACAATTGTATATAAGAGGAAGGTTTGGAAGAGTTGAAGAGGCAGGAATGAAAGTACGTGCAGGTAAGTGTCTATTAGAGGCGTGGGGGTTTCTATCAGCACAGACTTTATATATTTAACAGGGATATAAGTACTTAGAAGAGAACACgctgtttaataaaaaaaaaatgaaggcatTTTCTGCTATAATTTCAATTGCATACACCTCAAGTCTTTCTACAGCTATGTGCTTGGAGCACTAAAATATGCAATCAGTCTTTTTTCGTTCTCGACTACTTTTCTCTTCGCTCCATACCAGTCTGAACCATACCATATCTCCATACCTGTAGATGTCATCTGTATGTTTCCATATTCCCATGTCTTTACCTCTTATTTCATCATAGAAGATTAATTATAAAATCAGCGTAAATAAATCTTAAACAAACTTGCCTGTTTGTCCAGGTTTGTAAATAGCTTTATCTGTCTGTATGAAGATAGAGAagcttttttcttctaaagTCATCTGCGCAACTTCATCAAAATTAACGTCGCCAATCGCCTTCACTCGGACTTCGTAGGCAGATTTTGGATCATCCCCCTCGTCGTCTAGTTTTCTTGGAATCTGTTCATATTGTTGTTAATAGCCTTTTATTTGATCTTACTTTTTTGTAATGCTTGCAACACTATTTTAAACAAGCCAGTCATgatgcaaaagcaaaacatacagTATCGGAAGGTCACTATTGAAAAAACTGTCATTCtacttgtattttctgttttaagagaAAGTAGAGTATGTCCGGAATAATGTTTAGTTGTCAATTAAGTCTTAACGCGGTTATCATACAAGATAAGATCACACAGACCAACAGTACTCACTGCCTTGGATGAAACAgatgaaatagttttatttgttaacacTTACTAAATCCAACAACTGTCgaatataaaaattgttgttaaaCATGTTATACTACCGTCCGATTAAAAACTTAACCATAGTTTCCTCAAAAACTGGCGACGGACTAGGCTACAGGCCGTTCGACCCACCGGTACGCAGAATTTTACCGgttttcaaaaaattttaaaaaaataactaaaagagctagaagaataattcaaattgataatgatagatcaaaatgtgtacaATTTGAACAATCCTACCTGAAACTTACTTGAGAGcccacttttattattgtaatccatacagaATCGGGTAGATGAAATAGAAATTTTTTCTACAGGTGGTTACAGTTGTCACCGTACAAGAAGTCTAACACAAAGATGACTTATaggaacacattttgatctttgaaaagcaaaaagaaatgcacacacaattgttcttgtccatagaaattcacaaatgatgccagaATTCTGAAAATCCGAGGAGCTAGCCCGAATTTCTCATACATCgactcgccattttttttttttcaagaaaaaaagaaaggctacTCTGGAAAACTGACGATAGTTAAGTCAAGACAGAGTACCCTCcctttacaagggaaataactgtgttcagaaatgcccaaactatcgtaactaagcgatttctttacCAAAAAATGCGCTGTaaacgcgaaaaaaaaaattaaaaacacgacGGTCCTGTACGCCCGCAGCGTGGCAATGGGTAAACGCGGTTGCGGGCATAGGAGACCGCAGGGGTCGTGAAGAGAgggttttatttgaaaatgtggtCATATCTGGTTGGAAATGACAGCTAAAAGCACATAGGATGTTTTTATATTCTCAGCTTAATCAGTGTACTCTTTACGCTCTTTCGTTATTTCAATTGACCACTGtaacacttaaaaataaaaatgtacaaaataaaatgaactaaaaTTATAATGTGCCAGACTATTAAAAATCTATGTAAATGAATCATGAAGCTCTATATCGATGTTCAGTTTAGATGATTAGTCGGAACTAATGGTTGTACTTACTATCATATTGATGACTTGTGGAttgcctgaaaaaaataaaataatagcttAGAAAATTAAACTACATAATGCTTGAATGCTTGAATGCTCTCAAGTGTAAgagaaatagtgtgtgtgtggatgtgtggagGAGACTCGAGAGTTTGTCAGAGTATGTAGGTGAGCATGCAAGATTATTTACTCACCTCCTCCATATACACGAAGAGACGATGCTGACGCTTTCACTGCTTTACTTTTGATGTTGCGAAGTGTCACAAACACTTCCGCCGAGTCGCCATCTGGGAGCAGGTGCACACTGACAGGTAACGTCATACCTGGCCTCATGCGCGAGGAAAATGTGACTCTGTAGGTGACGGGGGATGCACTGTAAAATTTCAAAGATCTACAATCATTTAATTACTGATgacttcaacttttttcaatgtgtttatGTCACCTAAGAAAATCTCCTAAACTATTTCAGTCATGTGTGACATCATCTCTGATTATGTTTCATCTCCTTTGGTGCACACCTAAGCTAGAGTCTATGTTTCATTTTGAAACAGTAAATTGCTAATAGCAGGCGAACATTATTCCAAGCATGATGACAAGATTAGTTTACCTGTTCTGCGGTGATGCGAATCCAGTTGTTGTCACCAAGAACAGCACGAAGACAGGTACACACGTCATGGTTGAACTTGAAAAATGAGGTTCTAACACTGCAGCATTGAATTTTGCTGTTACTACCATCACTTTTATCTATTATTATCTCTATATTAAGAAGTATGAGCATTATCAgaggaaatgaataaagaaacttaaaaacaaaagcagattgCAGCTATGAATCTGTTACATCATGAGCTGATACAGCACGACTATTGTCAACAGCAGTTACTGAGGACGTGCTGGCAGTATCTttcttgaagcagaaaaatgtgCCTCAcccctttctttaaaagcagCTGCTCTCTGTTCGTCTGCTTGAGTtgtgagaaacaaaaatgaccCACCAATTGTCATAAGGACCAGAGGCGACGGATTTTTATACCTACACCTGTAGAAACATAACCCTGTCTAGTATGAGTCAAGAAGtcgtggtgttggtggtgttggtggtggcggtggaggAGGAGCCGTTTGATGAACAGGTGTTAATAGCTTACGAAAGAGTTGTGTGGCGTTCAAAGCAGCTGATTTATTAGTTTATCGAGGGGAGGGGACAAAGGCAGCAGCAGGAACAGTATATAATTACAAGCAGTATTCACTTtggataaaactgtttaaaacattCGCTGATGAAGTATAGTAATGTACACATCATCGATTGTTATAGAtactctctgtctttctatcTGCACGACAATATCAGGGACTTAACTACATCCTGTATATCGCCAGTAAATACATT
This is a stretch of genomic DNA from Pomacea canaliculata isolate SZHN2017 linkage group LG3, ASM307304v1, whole genome shotgun sequence. It encodes these proteins:
- the LOC112559611 gene encoding CD109 antigen-like; protein product: MTIGGSFLFLTTQADEQRAAAFKERVLEPHFSSSTMTCVPVFVLFLVTTTGFASPQNSASPVTYRVTFSSRMRPGMTLPVSVHLLPDGDSAEVFVTLRNIKSKAVKASASSLRVYGGGNPQVINMIIPRKLDDEGDDPKSAYEVRVKAIGDVNFDEVAQMTLEEKSFSIFIQTDKAIYKPGQTVMMRILAMNPDLSVLKAPMDVFIKDPKDNLVRQWKQVKEDRTGVVELSMPTSTYPILGNWTIQARILDLNETQIFTIDKYVLPKFEASVHVPKKVLITNEIKGTASAKYTFGKPLTEADVSVVVRLQTTTSAPNISSTGKLDSKGEFAFSFTNAQLLALSSQTFNWQSLESKEAEVIVLVTEESTGHHMARQRLLHLRNIS